ATCGATTAGCTCTGGGCCCTGGCAGTGTTACCCCAACGGACATGACCCCTGCCCCTCCAGTTCCCCATGGCAGCATTTTGGTGACAACTgcggtcgctgccgccgtccgtcaCCGCATGGAACAGGACGAACGCGCACGCGCTGCCTGGCCCGATCTTGCCGGAGCTCGGAAGCGCCCACCGGGTGGCATCAATGGGAacgatcgtcgtcgtcgtcgtgccaTGTGCGGCCCATGTgcggcgcgccctcgagccaACCTCAGTGCCCCTTGCCTcacccttttttttttggcgaCTCGCTTTTCTGCCCTCGGTTGGGTGCGTTCTTTGATGCTACAAAGTATGTGCCCAACACGCCGCGAGGCGCACCGCAATTGCGAGGGTGAGGATCACTacgacgcccgcccatgCCATCAAGACTTTCGAGAGTCAATTGCCCCAGCTTGGTCCCCAACTTTGTGACTCCTTGCACGCAAATCAACGAATATCTGAAGGTTGCTGACGGCTCCTTCGGGACCCGAATCGGGCTTCAGGGACAAGCTGATGGCATTGCTTGCGCTGGCTGCATCGCCCGCACGGCGTCGGTTGacgtccgccgcgtcgcaACATGTTTCGTTTCGTTTTGTTTACAGAAAAACACCAATCGATCACCAACCCTTTCAGCCCGCTTGAGGCGCTCCAGCCCTAGCAGCGGTTTCGCCCGTGCAGCGACTGAGTTCCACACAATCGACGGACCCAGATCGGTCGTTGAGCAGGGCGTGTCGTCATGGCCCGTCGCCAAACGGCTATTCGTAAAAAGACGGTTCAAGTCTTCTCGAGATATATTAAACAGTGGCACAGGTGTTGCCCAAAAACGACCTGTTGAATGCTGAACTCTTTTGCTTAGGCGCTCCCGATGCACGGCTGCCGCACATGCAGCGGACATGATGCGACCATGGCAATGCAGGTGGCGTGCTCCAAACAATGCGCAGGAGAAGAGATCGGCCCGTCATCCGGCTCGGGTGATTCGAGCACGCCGGCGCAGACTCACTTTTCTGGCCTTGACATCGCAAGCAGCTTGTCACTCCATCACCTATCGTGTCTGGATTCCCAAACAActaccgccaccaccatggtGTATAGTCGTTTGCCGAGCACTGGCCACGAGAGAGGGTTTGCGCTTTCAGTCAGCCACGTTGGAGTCTCCCGTTCCCCGAGATCCAAGATCGGGGCCCCGCCGAGCGTCCAGCCACGGCGTATATATGCGTTGACGCGATGCCGGACACGACTCGACGTACAGCACACTGCAGCCCAAACCGAGACATGACATGCGTCAGGCGCGTGGCTGGATGCTTCCTGCCTTTGAAGCTCAGCCGCAggggccatggccatgccgcTCCCTGCTTCCCCCCGCCTCGTGGCGTTCCTTCAGTCGCGGCCAACAGCACGGGCCGCTGAGCACACTTTCGCGCCGAGGTGATCACTGTGCGGACCGGGGGTTGCTCCTCGGCAGTTTATTCGCCGAGCCTGACAGAACGTTGATGCCCCTCTATGTCGTATACCATCGAGCCGCGTTGAACGTTCAAGTTGGCGCACGACTTCATCTTCTTTCGTGAACATGCTGTGTGGCCGCCTCGCGTCACAGCTGTGATCGTAAGACGAAGCCTTTGACTCTGCCTCTGTGATGGAAATCAAACGTGCAGTTCTTGGCTGCGCGGTTACCAATGGGCCATGCAAACACTTGACGCGAAAAGGatgcggcgggctggcttgcACGGCGATCTCCCCCGGAACGCCCTTTTGTTCTCGTATTCTGGGCTCCGATGCTTGGCATTGGGTTCAAGCCAACAATCAGCCGCGCATACTCCGTAGTCTGGTCCTCTTCACGCAATACCTTGACCCAGTATAGAGCCAAGTCTGTCAACTTTCATCAGGATGCACTCAATGTGCGTTCTAGAAAATAACATCACCTCTTATTGACAAATGGCGATAAAGAACCTTTCAGGCCCGTTCCCTCTTCCACCTTGGCGAACACCGGCCTTGGATGCAACGCCAGAGGTCCATCGTAAATGGCACTAACAATGCCTTGGAACGGGTGGTGTCGATAGCAAACAATTGGAGAAGCATTCGATGAAAGGCTAATGTTTGGGACCTCTACTCCTATCGTGAAGCTCAGGGTCCATCACAGACGATTCACGTTTATCTCATGCAAATGATAGGCACAGACTTGAGACGAGGTTTGACTCAAACGCGTAGGCAGCCTCCCGTCAATTACAGTCCGCTTACCATTTCTTCGTCATCAGCACGTGCGTTTCATTCTTCGCATCATGTTCCGGCGCGGGCAAGTCGATGTCGCCGGGTTGCTACCGGGTGGGGTATATGGACATGGGGAACGTTGCAGAAGATGGGATATCTAAGCCGCACGACTACAGTGTTGCCCATCCGGCACGCGAACCGGCAATGCATCAGTGGATTGCAGGAAATCATTTCCTCACACACACCAAGTAACAGGTTTTCAGGATGTACAGAATCAATGCAAGCTGCATGAAGGGAGTCTGTGAGGGTGAGGTTTCATGACGTCGCCTGGGTAAGGTACTGCTTGGCATGCGGGAGTGTCTAAACTTCCGAAGTTCCGCACTCATCCGAAGCCGAGAGACGAGACTTCCGCCGGAAGACGATGACAAAACCATGAATAATGGAAATGAAACTACACGGGTATACTAACGTTAATTAACTGATGCGAGGTTTGATCGAAAAAAGGCCATCGCATATTGCGCCCCCAGCCAATATTGCATGCACGTGCGGAACGTGGGACGCTGTCACAACGCAATCGCTTCCATGTCCGAGACAATGACCGTAAATCATGAATACGTATCCTATTCTACCACACGCCATGCATCAAAAAGTATACAAAAACGACCCAAACCCGTCATGTCATGGCGCGCGCTCTCACGACGGCAGCTTCAGGCCCAGCGCCCCTCGCAGCACCTGCATAAACTTCCAGACGTCCTCGAAGCGCGTGTACAGCGGGACGGGGGCGACGCGGATGACGTCGGGCTTCCTCTTGTCGCAGATGACGGCGttgtcctcgagcgcctgcgagacgcgctcgagcaggccctcgcgcagcagcacgctcAGCTGCGTGCCCCGCTGCAGGGGGTCCGACggggtgatgatgccgaAGAGCGGCttctcgcccgcggcctgctcggcgagcatCTGGTTGAGCAGGTGCTCCGCGTAGGCGGTGATGACGAGCGCCTTGCTCCGCaggtcggccatggtggtctTGTTGAAGACGGACAGCGCGGCGGACAGGCTCGCGAGGTCGATGGCGGACGGGTTGGACGCCTGgtagccggcggcgccgggcgtgGGCACAAACATGTTGTCCATGTTGAAGCGCACGctcttgtcgccgccgtacCAGCCCatgaggcgcgggcggtacgtcgggcggccgccgtcccctgccgcccgctcgaCCTTGCCGTGCCGCTCGTGGACGTaggcgccggcgatggacCCCGGGCCGGCGTTGATGTACTTGTACGTGCACCAGCAGGCAAAGTCGACGTCCCAGTCGTGCAGCTTGAGCTCGACGTTGCCGGCCGCGTGGGCGAGGTcccagccgacgacgatgccgcgctcCCGGGCGTAGGCGGTGATGCGCGGCATGTCGAACAGCTGGCCCGAGTAGTACTGGAtgccgggcagcagcagcagggccgtctcgtcggcgtgctCGTCGATGGTGCGCAGCACCTTTTCCGTCGGGATCAGCGCGgtgccggcgtcgggctcgatCTTGACCATGCTCTTGTCCGGGTCGAGGCCGTGCCACACGACCTGGCTCTCGATGGCGTAGTGGTCGCTGGGGAAGGGCTTCCACTCGAGGATGATCTTGTGGCGCTTGGCGTCGGGCTTGTAGAAGCTGGCCATCATGAGGTGCAGGTTGATGGTGAGCGTGTTCATGACCACAATCTCGTGCGGGGACGCGCCCACGAGGTCGGCCGACTTGTTGGCGCAGTCCTCGGCCATGTCCTGCCActgggcgagcggcgagtcggccatgtcggtgaagtggccgttgacgccgaTGGACGCCCACGTctcgagctgcgcgtcgaggtgctgccGGACGGCCTTGGGCTGGGCGCCGAGCGAGTTGCCGACAAAGTACAGGCactgctcgtcgccgtcgtctgctgcggcggcgccatggccattgacggcgttggtggtggtgaattGAGCTGGATTGAGGTTCGTGTGAGCTTGACGCGGCCACGTCGGGCAGGGTGTGAACTCACGAGGCAGCTTGCCGTTGagggccttcttcttcagcgACGCCTTGGTCGGCAGGATGAAGTCGTCGCGCAGGTGCCGCAGCTTATCCTGGCCGTCCATGTGCTGCGCAAAGGCGATGGAGTTGGCGTCGGGCGGGAACTtgacggccgcgccgccgcgaagccGCCGTACACAGGCGTCAAAGTCCATGGTcgcgggtgctgctgctgctgcaggtgagTTCACGTTCGATGCCGATGTCGAGTGCCGGCCGATGGTCGGCGAGGGAAACGAGGCGTCAAAGATGACGGCTGGCGAAGGCGTGAATGGCAGCGAGACGGACCGTCTGATGCGAGAGCGAGAATGGGCGAGCAGAGGAGATGACAAGTGTCGCAATGTCGAGGCCATCACGGGCCGTCCGTCGACACCACTTTATAATAGCAGAGTaagcttgcttgcttgcccaCCTCCCCCAGTCTGCTGGCCAAATGTTTGAGCAACCCCTCCCCAAGTCCACATTTTTTTGAGTCGAGTTGCATTACCCCCGGTAGCGGCGCCCGCACCAGAGTGGACTGGGGCTGCAAGGCGCGGAGCTGGCGGTCGGCTTGTGCGTGGCGTCGGAACCTCAACTGCCAGCCGGCCCGTGTTTGATGAGGCTTCTTGAGGGCCTGACTGGCTTCCGGCACCCCGTGCTCGTATCCACCACAGTGGATGCGCATTGAAAAGCCCCGCGCGCTTCTCGGCAGCATTGTTGCGAGAATTGGTATCTTCCGAACATCCGCCTTccgaccgccgcggccagccGACGCGGGGCGCATCGTCCTGCGGCGCCAGACCTGACTTGCCCCTTCTGGCACGCTGGAGCCGGATTGATTCGCAGGCCGGCCACGCGGACGAACCGCGGATGGCGCACATGTCGTCACCGTTTGAGCGAGCGTGACCCGCCCGTTCGCAGCCGGATCCAGGTCTCCCCGgcccccatcccccatccTCCCCCTTCGGATGCTCAACGGCGCGGATGTGCATGGGGGTGGGCGGATGTCATGGGCGTGCCGGATGTCGTGGGCGTGCCGGATGACGGGAGACGGGCGTGATGGCGGAGTCTCTGTTTTTCTCTTCGCGTTGTGTAAGATGGCCCCTGGAAGGCGGTTGCCAGAACTGACAAACACCGGTCCACGCGCTCTCGGCTGGCCTCAACATGACATGGCCCGCTCGCCTATATTACCCCTTCTTCCCGTTGTGAGGTAGACGTGCAAAGGTCCGTCATTCTCTTCACCGCAGCGTGGTTCTTCAGAGTCCATCGTCTTCGTTCCATTCGAGAAACCCAGACAATGTCGCCACATGCCGTCCCCGAAggcggccccggcgtcgACCTGTCCAAGTTTGGCGTCACCGCGAATGCCTTCCTCCCAGACAGAAGCCCGCTGAGGGCCCTCCCGGACCCCTACTACGAACCGTgggagctcgtcgcccagcatcTCCCAGCCCTCATCGAGGCTGGACGCATCCGAGACTCCATTGCCCAGCTGCCCGTCCTCTCCACAGACCGGCTCAGGTCCGAGGCcgagtggcggcgggcataCGCGTTGCTTTGCTTCCTCACGCACGCTCACGTTTggggcggcgagaagccTGAAGAGGTAGGACCCGGCAGCAACCACCTCTCATGTATCACGCGACACACCCCTTGGCTGACTCTGCGCAGATTCTGCCCCCACAGATTACGCTGCCCTTCCTGAGGGTGGCCGAGCATCTCGAGCTGCCGCCTGTGCTCACGTACGCCGGCGCCAACTTGTGGAACTTTACctgcgcgggcgacgacttcACCCAGCTGGACGACCTCagcctcctcttctccttcacCGGCACCGAGTCGGAGTCGTGGTTCCTGCTCATCAGCGTCGCCAtggaggccaaggccgccggcaTCCTGCAAACCATGAtggaggccctcgaggccgtcaagacGCGCGACTACGACGTCGTCagcgacgccctcggccagctgcgcgGCTGCATCCAGGGGGTCAGCGCCCTGCTCGAACGCATGTACGAAAAGTGCGACCCCATGACCTTTTACCACCACATCCGCCCGTTCCTGGCCGGCAGCATGAgcatggaggcggccggcctgccgcgGGGCGTCTTctacgacgagggcgacggcaagggcgcgtggcggcagctccgcggcggcagcaacggccaGAGCTCGCTCATCCAGttcttcgacgtcgtcctcggcgtggAGCACAACacgcacggcgccgccgggcagaAGAGCTACCacgacgaggtgcgcgagtACATGCCGGGCCCGCATCGGCGCTTCCTCGTGCacgccgccagggccggcagcatccgcgagctggccatggtcccgcccgcgaccgaggcccagcggcggctgcgcgacgcctACACCGCGGCGACCGAGGCCCTGAGCAGCTTCCGCAACAAGCACATCCAGATCGTGACGCGATACATCATCCTGCCGTCCAAGCAGCCGTGGCAGGGGCCCAAGAGGCGGCAGAACCtcgccagctcgtcgtcgcagcgcaacggcgacgaggagctgacgggcacgggcggcacgaTGCTGGTCCCCTTTCTCAAGAAGGCCCGGGACGAGACGAATCATGCGGGAAAGCTAGGGCGATAGAGGCGCCATGATTTCGAGCGGTTCTGTGCTGAGCGATTCTTTCATTTCGTTTAGCCTGCTAGATTGTACATAAAACGATAGCGACGACGGAACTGACAGACGGGGGCCTGGCGCCTGGCCGAAGCGTGCGGATTGGTTTCCCGCTCGGCAATCCCAAGACGGTCCAAGAATTCAACCGATTGGAATGGAGCATTGTACCTTGC
This region of Purpureocillium takamizusanense chromosome 9, complete sequence genomic DNA includes:
- the BNA5 gene encoding Kynureninase (COG:E~EggNog:ENOG503NUB7); this translates as MASTLRHLSSPLLAHSRSRIRRSVSLPFTPSPAVIFDASFPSPTIGRHSTSASNVNSPAAAAAPATMDFDACVRRLRGGAAVKFPPDANSIAFAQHMDGQDKLRHLRDDFILPTKASLKKKALNGKLPREFTPCPTWPRQAHTNLNPAQFTTTNAVNGHGAAAADDGDEQCLYFVGNSLGAQPKAVRQHLDAQLETWASIGVNGHFTDMADSPLAQWQDMAEDCANKSADLVGASPHEIVVMNTLTINLHLMMASFYKPDAKRHKIILEWKPFPSDHYAIESQVVWHGLDPDKSMVKIEPDAGTALIPTEKVLRTIDEHADETALLLLPGIQYYSGQLFDMPRITAYARERGIVVGWDLAHAAGNVELKLHDWDVDFACWCTYKYINAGPGSIAGAYVHERHGKVERAAGDGGRPTYRPRLMGWYGGDKSVRFNMDNMFVPTPGAAGYQASNPSAIDLASLSAALSVFNKTTMADLRSKALVITAYAEHLLNQMLAEQAAGEKPLFGIITPSDPLQRGTQLSVLLREGLLERVSQALEDNAVICDKRKPDVIRVAPVPLYTRFEDVWKFMQVLRGALGLKLPS
- a CDS encoding Indoleamine 2,3-dioxygenase (COG:E~EggNog:ENOG503NVXG); translation: MSPHAVPEGGPGVDLSKFGVTANAFLPDRSPLRALPDPYYEPWELVAQHLPALIEAGRIRDSIAQLPVLSTDRLRSEAEWRRAYALLCFLTHAHVWGGEKPEEILPPQITLPFLRVAEHLELPPVLTYAGANLWNFTCAGDDFTQLDDLSLLFSFTGTESESWFLLISVAMEAKAAGILQTMMEALEAVKTRDYDVVSDALGQLRGCIQGVSALLERMYEKCDPMTFYHHIRPFLAGSMSMEAAGLPRGVFYDEGDGKGAWRQLRGGSNGQSSLIQFFDVVLGVEHNTHGAAGQKSYHDEVREYMPGPHRRFLVHAARAGSIRELAMVPPATEAQRRLRDAYTAATEALSSFRNKHIQIVTRYIILPSKQPWQGPKRRQNLASSSSQRNGDEELTGTGGTMLVPFLKKARDETNHAGKLGR